A region from the Gemmatimonadota bacterium genome encodes:
- the asnB gene encoding asparagine synthase (glutamine-hydrolyzing) translates to MCGIAGVLHRGPPLEGARERDRLQAQAMAEALQHRGPDRRTAWVSASGRCHLGHARLEVIDKVTGDQPMGNEDGTVTVVFNGEIYNFQRLRAELQREGHVFRSRSDTEVLVHGYEAWGDALVERLDGMFAFALWDEPRQRLLLARDPAGKKPLFIYRDASRIAFASEMKAFWALPAVDDRLDRAFLPLYLAYGYVPTPGTPYRAIQKLPAASLLVVDERGESERRYWAADFSTRERRNPAQTVRALLEQAVEKRLVADVPLGAFLSGGIDSTLVVGLMSRLRDEPVETFSIGFADDARYDETHFARVAAARFGTRHHEFRVETQSLDLLDALLEAYDEPFGDSSALPTSIVSRLTREHVTVALTGDGGDELFAGYPRFLGAVLAERVPAALLHVGRGLTSLLPHPDDFRSPWRRARRFLDAALLPPEQRLLRWIGYWPEDPRTVLTPEALAAAGPVDREASFREALARAEGAGPLGQILSVNFETYLLDDLLVKADRCSMMHGLELRSPFLDRAVIEFASGLPDRQRIRGRELKTLLKRAFSDLLPPEIVNRPKMGFGVPLPAWLRGRWRGPLEEALLSPGARILQWVRADAIRSKIRDHTAGRADHGHALWALFVLARWLERGRFSEPAD, encoded by the coding sequence ATGTGCGGCATCGCCGGTGTGCTCCACCGTGGGCCCCCACTGGAGGGAGCGCGAGAGCGCGACCGCCTCCAGGCGCAGGCCATGGCCGAGGCCCTGCAACACCGGGGCCCCGATCGGCGCACCGCCTGGGTTTCGGCGTCCGGCCGCTGCCACCTGGGTCACGCCCGGCTGGAGGTCATCGACAAAGTCACGGGCGACCAACCGATGGGGAACGAGGACGGCACCGTCACCGTCGTCTTCAACGGAGAGATCTACAACTTCCAGCGCTTGCGGGCCGAGTTGCAGCGCGAGGGACACGTCTTCCGAAGCCGATCGGACACCGAAGTGCTGGTCCACGGCTACGAGGCGTGGGGCGATGCCCTGGTCGAGCGTCTGGACGGGATGTTCGCGTTCGCCCTGTGGGACGAGCCGCGCCAGCGCCTGCTCCTCGCGCGCGATCCAGCCGGGAAGAAGCCTCTGTTCATCTACCGGGACGCGAGCCGCATCGCGTTCGCCTCCGAGATGAAGGCGTTCTGGGCGCTTCCGGCGGTAGACGACAGGCTGGATCGTGCGTTCCTGCCCCTCTACCTGGCGTACGGATACGTACCCACGCCGGGGACTCCCTACCGAGCGATTCAGAAGCTCCCAGCCGCCAGCCTGCTCGTGGTGGACGAGCGGGGGGAATCCGAGCGGCGCTACTGGGCGGCGGACTTCTCCACGCGTGAACGGCGGAATCCAGCGCAGACGGTGCGTGCGCTGCTGGAGCAAGCCGTCGAGAAGCGCTTGGTCGCGGACGTTCCGCTCGGTGCCTTCCTTTCGGGAGGCATCGACTCGACGCTGGTCGTCGGCCTGATGAGCCGACTGCGAGACGAACCGGTAGAGACGTTCTCGATCGGATTCGCGGACGATGCGCGCTACGACGAGACCCACTTCGCTCGAGTGGCCGCGGCCCGCTTCGGAACGCGTCACCACGAGTTCCGTGTCGAGACGCAGTCGCTGGACCTGCTCGACGCGCTGCTCGAGGCCTACGACGAGCCCTTCGGCGACTCCTCGGCGTTGCCCACGTCCATCGTGTCCAGGCTGACCCGCGAGCACGTGACCGTCGCGCTGACGGGGGACGGCGGCGACGAGCTGTTCGCCGGGTACCCGCGCTTCCTGGGAGCGGTACTGGCCGAACGGGTCCCGGCTGCTTTGCTGCACGTCGGCCGGGGCCTGACGTCCCTGCTTCCCCATCCCGACGACTTCCGCAGCCCCTGGCGGCGTGCCCGCCGGTTCCTGGACGCCGCCCTGCTGCCTCCGGAGCAGCGTCTGCTGCGCTGGATCGGGTATTGGCCCGAGGACCCGCGTACGGTACTCACCCCGGAGGCCCTGGCGGCCGCCGGGCCCGTCGACCGGGAGGCGTCGTTCCGGGAGGCTCTGGCCCGGGCGGAGGGAGCCGGCCCGCTGGGACAGATCCTCAGCGTCAATTTCGAGACCTATCTGTTGGACGATCTCCTCGTAAAGGCGGATCGGTGCAGCATGATGCACGGCCTCGAGCTCCGTTCCCCCTTCCTGGACCGGGCGGTCATCGAGTTCGCCAGCGGCCTGCCCGACCGCCAGCGGATCCGAGGTCGGGAGCTGAAAACCCTACTGAAACGGGCCTTCTCCGACCTCCTCCCCCCCGAGATCGTGAATCGGCCCAAGATGGGCTTCGGCGTCCCGTTGCCCGCCTGGCTGCGGGGCCGCTGGCGAGGTCCCCTGGAGGAGGCCCTGCTGTCCCCCGGTGCCCGGATCTTGCAATGGGTCCGCGCCGACGCGATCCGGTCGAAGATCCGCGATCACACGGCCGGCAGAGCCGACCACGGGCATGCCCTCTGGGCGCTGTTCGTGCTGGCGCGCTGGCTGGAGCGAGGGCGCTTCAGCGAGCCTGCCGATTGA
- a CDS encoding glycosyltransferase family 4 protein: MRVVAFAPYPERGPSTWFRLAQFRTALEQRGVDLQLEPFLTDSDYLDLYGGASEPARVGLLLRAWRRRWHRIGLLRSDEVVVVQRELAPLGGHLLLRRLRPRPGGLVYDFDDALYLSGPGRHRLAALLRRPGRATDDLCRTADQVFAGNATLAEHAREARGSGEGVRVVPTVVDAGRYRPAPKPPSDGRAVVGWVGSHTALPYLEGLYSHLAAVASEHPFRFRVVCNRPPATPPAPLELEFEQWTPERRVACVQELDIGLYPVTDDAWSRGKCGLKAIEYMACGLPVVCSPVGVLKEMVQDGVSGVHARDGVEWRQALLTLLRDPERQRSLGRAGRSRVETHYSIEAVIDDWVENLQALRAGRRRG; this comes from the coding sequence ATGCGCGTAGTGGCCTTCGCGCCCTACCCGGAGCGGGGGCCGAGCACCTGGTTTCGCCTGGCGCAATTCCGTACTGCATTGGAGCAGCGCGGGGTCGATCTGCAACTGGAACCGTTCCTGACCGACAGCGATTATCTCGATCTCTATGGGGGGGCCAGCGAGCCCGCTCGCGTCGGGCTCCTCTTGCGCGCGTGGCGACGCCGCTGGCATCGCATCGGGCTTCTGCGGAGCGACGAAGTCGTAGTCGTCCAACGGGAGCTGGCTCCCTTGGGGGGCCACCTGCTCCTGCGACGGCTGCGGCCCCGTCCGGGGGGGCTCGTGTACGACTTCGACGATGCGTTGTACCTGTCGGGACCCGGTCGCCATCGTCTGGCGGCCCTGCTGCGACGTCCGGGGCGCGCCACCGACGACCTTTGCCGGACCGCCGACCAGGTGTTCGCTGGTAACGCGACACTGGCCGAGCACGCGCGCGAGGCGCGAGGGTCCGGGGAAGGGGTTCGCGTCGTACCGACCGTTGTGGACGCAGGTCGCTACCGACCGGCGCCCAAGCCACCGTCCGACGGGCGGGCAGTCGTCGGGTGGGTGGGATCCCATACAGCGCTGCCCTACCTGGAAGGGCTGTACTCCCACCTCGCCGCGGTGGCCAGCGAGCATCCCTTCCGCTTTCGGGTCGTGTGCAACCGCCCTCCGGCCACTCCGCCTGCGCCGCTGGAGCTGGAGTTCGAGCAGTGGACCCCGGAGCGGCGGGTGGCCTGCGTGCAGGAGCTGGACATCGGCCTCTATCCAGTCACCGACGATGCCTGGTCGCGCGGGAAATGCGGTCTCAAGGCGATCGAGTACATGGCCTGCGGGCTGCCCGTCGTCTGCTCACCCGTGGGGGTGTTGAAGGAGATGGTGCAGGACGGCGTCAGCGGTGTGCACGCCAGGGACGGAGTGGAGTGGCGTCAGGCACTGCTCACCCTGCTGCGTGACCCCGAGCGGCAGAGGAGCCTGGGGCGCGCGGGACGGTCCCGGGTCGAGACGCACTACTCGATCGAGGCGGTGATCGATGACTGGGTGGAGAACCTGCAGGCCCTGCGCGCAGGGAGGAGGCGAGGCTGA
- a CDS encoding glycosyltransferase, whose protein sequence is MTARVAYVSYDGLLEPLGRAQVLPYVIGLAAAGYCMHVLSFEKPDDLAVPGATDALRARLAEHRVGWTCLSYHRRPSLPATIWDLMQGRRALHRLHAERGLGLVHARSYVAGAMALPLRRHGVPLVFDMRGFWVDERIESGRWPTRGTVVSAARRLERRLLAESDALVHLTNRAKEVVTELGPATTSRQVVVPTCVDLTEFEPKPGVGALRVRRGFDPSRPLLVHAGTVSGWYLGKETLAVGAAFERMGGQFLLLTRERSEAQALAHHAGQSVRVESASRAEMPEWLAMADAGLALVRPTPAKRASAPTRVGEYLAAGLAVAATSGVGDLELQFQGSAAARVFPVPPDPEGIARWLLETARRPDRADEARDLARRHFALPDGLRTLAALYRSMGVLPCA, encoded by the coding sequence ATGACCGCGCGAGTTGCGTATGTGTCCTACGATGGCCTGCTGGAGCCGCTGGGCCGAGCCCAGGTGCTTCCCTATGTGATCGGGCTCGCTGCGGCGGGCTACTGCATGCACGTCTTGTCCTTCGAGAAGCCGGACGACCTGGCGGTACCTGGGGCCACCGACGCGCTGCGCGCCCGCCTCGCGGAGCACAGGGTCGGCTGGACGTGCCTGAGCTACCACCGCCGACCCTCCCTGCCCGCCACGATCTGGGATCTGATGCAGGGAAGACGCGCGCTGCACCGCCTGCACGCCGAACGAGGCCTCGGTCTGGTCCACGCGCGCAGCTACGTTGCCGGGGCAATGGCCCTGCCGCTGCGACGTCACGGTGTCCCGCTGGTCTTCGATATGCGGGGGTTCTGGGTGGACGAGCGCATCGAGTCGGGACGTTGGCCCACCCGGGGCACGGTCGTGTCCGCAGCCCGCCGCCTGGAGCGGCGCCTGCTGGCGGAGAGCGATGCCCTCGTGCACCTGACGAATCGTGCGAAGGAGGTCGTGACCGAGCTCGGACCTGCGACCACTTCGCGCCAGGTGGTTGTTCCCACCTGTGTGGACCTGACCGAGTTCGAGCCCAAGCCCGGCGTTGGGGCGCTGCGCGTGCGTCGGGGCTTCGATCCGTCGCGACCGCTCCTGGTGCACGCGGGCACCGTGAGCGGGTGGTACCTCGGGAAGGAAACCCTCGCGGTGGGTGCGGCCTTCGAGCGTATGGGAGGACAGTTCCTGCTGCTGACCCGGGAGCGCAGCGAAGCCCAGGCACTGGCCCATCACGCCGGCCAGTCCGTGCGTGTGGAGTCCGCGTCCCGTGCGGAGATGCCGGAGTGGTTGGCGATGGCGGACGCCGGCCTGGCGCTCGTACGCCCGACTCCGGCCAAGCGCGCCAGCGCTCCCACTCGTGTGGGCGAGTACCTGGCTGCAGGCCTGGCGGTCGCCGCGACCTCGGGCGTCGGTGACCTCGAACTCCAATTCCAGGGGTCCGCGGCGGCTCGCGTCTTCCCCGTTCCGCCCGATCCCGAAGGTATCGCTCGCTGGCTCCTCGAAACTGCGAGGCGCCCGGATCGCGCGGACGAGGCAAGGGACCTCGCCAGGCGGCACTTCGCCCTTCCTGACGGGCTGCGCACGCTTGCAGCCCTGTATCGGTCGATGGGGGTGCTGCCATGCGCGTAG